From the genome of Callithrix jacchus isolate 240 chromosome 7, calJac240_pri, whole genome shotgun sequence, one region includes:
- the HES2 gene encoding transcription factor HES-2, whose protein sequence is MGLPRRAGDAAELRKSLKPLLEKRRRARINQSLSQLKGLILPLLGRENSSYSKLEKADVLEMTVRFLQELPASSWPMAAPVPCDSYREGYSACVARLAHVLPACRVLDPAVSARLLEHLWRRAAGATPDGGRAGDSGGPSAPTPASASAPQPASLPMPSPPSPPCGSGLWRPW, encoded by the exons ATGGGGCTACCTCGCCGGGCAGGGGACGCGGCGGAGCTGCGCAAG AGCCTGAAGCCGCTGCTGGAGAAGCGCCGGCGCGCGCGCATCAACCAGAGCCTGAGCCAGCTCAAGGGGCTCATCCTGCCGCTGCTGGGCCGGGAG AACTCCAGCTACTCGAAGCTGGAGAAGGCGGACGTCCTGGAAATGACCGTGCGCTTCCTGCAGGAGCTGCCTGCGTCCTCATGGCCCATGGCAGCGCCCG TGCCTTGTGACAGCTACCGCGAGGGCTACAGCGCCTGTGTGGCGCGCCTGGCCCACGTGCTGCCCGCCTGCCGTGTCCTGGACCCCGCCGTGAGCGCGCGCCTGCTGGAGCACCTGTGGCGGAGAGCGGCGGGCGCCACTCCCGATGGCGGGCGCGCTGGTGACTCCGGTGGCCCATCTGCGCCCACCCCAGCGTCCGCGTCTGCCCCACAGCCCGCATCCTTGCCCATGCCCTCGCCGCCCTCGCCTCCCTGTGGCTCCGGCCTCTGGCGTCCGTGGTAG